From Arthrobacter sp. FW306-2-2C-D06B, a single genomic window includes:
- the cydB gene encoding cytochrome d ubiquinol oxidase subunit II has product MELLPTVWFVAIAVLWTGYLFLEGFDLGVGMLMKLFARNNTDRRVLLNTIGPVWDGNEVWLLTAAGATFAAFPLWYASLFSALYLPLLIVLVALIFRAVAFEYRGKVDSARWRTVWDWAIALASFTAAFGIGAALALTTTGLPIDSNGDRQGGPFAWFSGYAVLGGFAVVAFALVHALAFLALKTDGEVRHRARRWFVRLAPLALLPLLAWMVAVQLLSGKPLTWILVILGVLSAAGAWVLARKGAEGKAFGALGAFLVCATASIFGAAFPVVIPSTLNPAFNLTISNASSSAYTLGLMSIVAAVGLPLVIAYQAWTYWVFRRRVSAAHIPAAHGFLPAIAAKVLVGQSAPGGPAAKRAPRDAGE; this is encoded by the coding sequence ATGGAACTGTTGCCTACCGTCTGGTTCGTGGCCATCGCCGTGCTGTGGACGGGATACCTCTTCCTGGAGGGCTTCGACCTCGGTGTCGGAATGCTCATGAAGCTCTTCGCCCGGAACAACACCGACCGCCGGGTGCTGTTGAACACGATCGGTCCGGTGTGGGACGGGAACGAAGTCTGGCTGCTGACCGCGGCCGGTGCCACCTTCGCTGCCTTCCCGCTGTGGTACGCCTCGCTGTTTTCGGCGCTCTACCTGCCGCTGCTCATTGTGCTTGTGGCCCTGATCTTCCGGGCTGTGGCCTTCGAGTACCGGGGCAAAGTGGACAGCGCCCGCTGGAGGACCGTCTGGGACTGGGCCATAGCCTTGGCCTCGTTCACGGCCGCGTTCGGCATCGGCGCCGCGCTGGCGTTGACCACCACCGGGCTGCCGATTGACTCGAATGGCGACCGCCAGGGCGGGCCTTTTGCCTGGTTCAGCGGATACGCCGTGCTGGGCGGATTCGCCGTGGTCGCGTTCGCCCTCGTGCACGCCCTCGCGTTCCTGGCCCTGAAGACCGACGGCGAAGTGCGCCACCGCGCGCGCCGCTGGTTTGTGCGGCTCGCCCCGCTCGCCTTGCTGCCGCTGCTGGCATGGATGGTGGCCGTCCAGCTCCTTAGCGGCAAGCCGTTGACGTGGATCCTGGTGATCCTCGGAGTCCTCTCAGCTGCAGGGGCCTGGGTACTCGCCCGCAAGGGAGCTGAGGGCAAGGCGTTCGGAGCCCTGGGTGCGTTCCTCGTGTGCGCCACCGCTTCCATTTTCGGTGCGGCCTTCCCCGTGGTCATTCCCTCCACCTTGAACCCCGCCTTCAACCTCACCATTTCCAACGCATCATCGTCCGCTTACACCCTGGGGCTGATGAGTATCGTCGCCGCCGTCGGCTTGCCACTGGTCATCGCCTACCAGGCGTGGACCTACTGGGTGTTCCGCCGTCGCGTGAGCGCAGCACATATTCCCGCCGCACATGGTTTCCTGCCGGCCATCGCGGCAAAGGTGCTGGTCGGCCAGTCGGCGCCGGGCGGACCAGCTGCGAAACGCGCACCCCGCGACGCCGGCGAGTAG
- a CDS encoding BlaI/MecI/CopY family transcriptional regulator — translation MASLGELERAVMDLLWAGQEAATANKLRDLLAQDSAATDGIAGHQGKDLAVTTVLTVLSRLEKKGLVERERGTRPHRYQAVSSRADHTADLMHEALGSAPDREAVLARFIGSVSESEAATLRKLLGKN, via the coding sequence ATGGCAAGTCTTGGCGAACTGGAACGGGCGGTCATGGATCTCCTTTGGGCGGGCCAGGAGGCTGCGACAGCCAACAAACTTCGTGATCTGCTGGCGCAGGATTCCGCAGCCACGGATGGCATTGCAGGACACCAGGGCAAGGACCTCGCAGTCACCACGGTCCTGACGGTCCTGTCAAGGCTCGAGAAGAAGGGCCTCGTGGAGCGCGAACGCGGCACCCGCCCGCACCGCTACCAGGCTGTTTCGAGCCGGGCGGACCACACGGCGGACCTCATGCATGAGGCCCTGGGTTCCGCCCCGGACCGCGAAGCCGTGCTGGCGCGGTTCATCGGTTCCGTGAGCGAGAGTGAAGCCGCCACGCTGCGCAAGCTGCTTGGCAAAAACTAA
- a CDS encoding cytochrome ubiquinol oxidase subunit I, with product MDALEIARWQFGITTVYHFMMVPLTIGLGLVVAVIQTLWYRTGKVEYLRMTKFWGKLFLINFIMGVATGIVQEFQFGMAWSEYSRFVGDVFGAPLALEALLAFFVESTFLGLWIFGWKQLKRGVHLACLWIAVIGSVFSAYFIIVANSWMQHPVGVTMVNGRPVMTDAWAVFTNNTAMVAVPHTLFGALAVAGAFLLGIAWYHLWRRRHDGIDTIGADGRAIAGEADVPGRDKADYKVWINSLRIGAVVAMISFAGTAFTGDLQGKLMFEQQPMKMAAAEAACHDGTGFSVLSVGNLGSKSCNDIVAVIEVPGILSFLAKGDFTTEVKGVNSLLDEYKAKYGTHLPNNPLYGDRAGQEVQYVPVMEVTYWGFRMMIGFGGIAAFAALLALWVTRKGMVPQSRWIMRLAVFGILAPFGANAAGWIFTEMGRQPFVVAPNPDASGVDQVFMFTAAAVSPGVSAAELITSLVVLASIYAVLLVVEVRLLVKYARGGVVSAMPELAEARHGEKKQKKDDDGGTPGAPGQPGDSDDVLAFAY from the coding sequence ATGGACGCCTTGGAAATCGCACGCTGGCAATTTGGAATCACCACGGTCTACCACTTCATGATGGTGCCGCTGACCATCGGGCTGGGGCTTGTGGTGGCCGTCATCCAGACCCTCTGGTACCGCACGGGCAAAGTTGAATACCTGCGGATGACCAAGTTCTGGGGCAAGCTCTTCCTCATCAACTTCATCATGGGTGTAGCCACGGGCATCGTGCAGGAATTCCAATTCGGCATGGCCTGGAGCGAATACAGCCGATTCGTCGGCGACGTGTTCGGTGCGCCCCTGGCCCTGGAAGCGCTTCTCGCGTTCTTCGTGGAATCGACCTTCCTGGGACTCTGGATCTTCGGCTGGAAACAACTCAAGCGTGGTGTCCACCTCGCGTGCCTCTGGATCGCCGTGATCGGCTCGGTCTTCTCGGCCTACTTCATCATCGTTGCCAACTCCTGGATGCAGCACCCCGTCGGCGTCACGATGGTCAATGGGCGTCCGGTCATGACCGACGCTTGGGCGGTCTTCACCAACAACACCGCCATGGTGGCCGTACCCCACACGCTCTTCGGCGCGCTGGCCGTCGCCGGTGCATTCCTTCTGGGCATCGCCTGGTACCACCTCTGGCGCCGCCGCCACGATGGCATTGACACCATCGGAGCCGACGGCAGGGCCATCGCGGGCGAAGCCGACGTCCCCGGACGGGACAAGGCCGACTATAAGGTGTGGATCAACTCCCTGCGGATCGGCGCCGTCGTCGCCATGATCTCCTTCGCAGGCACTGCGTTCACAGGCGATTTGCAGGGCAAGCTGATGTTCGAACAACAGCCCATGAAGATGGCCGCGGCCGAGGCCGCCTGCCACGATGGCACCGGCTTCTCGGTGCTGAGCGTCGGCAACCTCGGGTCCAAGAGCTGCAACGACATCGTGGCCGTGATCGAGGTCCCCGGTATCCTCTCCTTCCTGGCCAAGGGCGATTTCACCACGGAAGTGAAGGGTGTCAACAGCCTCCTCGACGAGTACAAGGCCAAGTACGGCACCCACCTGCCGAACAATCCCCTGTACGGCGATCGGGCGGGCCAGGAAGTCCAGTACGTACCGGTCATGGAAGTCACCTACTGGGGCTTCCGCATGATGATCGGCTTCGGCGGCATCGCTGCCTTTGCTGCATTGCTGGCCTTGTGGGTCACACGCAAGGGCATGGTCCCGCAATCCCGCTGGATCATGCGCCTGGCGGTCTTCGGCATCCTCGCTCCCTTCGGCGCCAACGCCGCTGGCTGGATCTTCACCGAAATGGGCCGGCAGCCGTTCGTTGTCGCGCCCAATCCGGACGCCAGCGGCGTCGACCAAGTGTTCATGTTCACGGCCGCGGCCGTCTCACCAGGCGTCTCCGCCGCCGAACTCATCACCTCGCTCGTCGTGTTGGCATCCATCTACGCGGTCCTGCTGGTGGTCGAAGTCCGGCTTCTGGTCAAATACGCCCGGGGTGGCGTGGTGTCCGCGATGCCTGAGCTCGCCGAAGCCCGCCACGGCGAGAAGAAACAGAAGAAGGACGACGACGGCGGGACGCCGGGTGCCCCGGGCCAGCCCGGCGACAGCGACGACGTCCTGGCATTCGCCTACTAG
- a CDS encoding FMN-binding negative transcriptional regulator, whose product MYIPAHFEAGPDVLHELLTRPRAANLVTMTSQGLLATFLPLIYDPSIGEYGALHGHLARTNSQWCEPAIGESLVIIQGADAYISPSWYASKAEHGRVVPTWNYSTAHVYGKLSVHEDAAWLGNHVRQLTNLNEAESERPWSVDDAPERYVSGQLRAIVGIELVITRIEAKAKLSQNRPGKDIDGVVAGLDAQGHQEIAADVARARQGS is encoded by the coding sequence ATGTACATCCCAGCGCATTTCGAGGCCGGTCCCGACGTACTCCACGAGCTCCTGACACGGCCACGTGCGGCGAATCTGGTCACCATGACGTCGCAGGGCCTGCTGGCGACCTTCCTGCCGCTCATCTACGATCCTTCGATCGGCGAATACGGCGCGCTCCACGGGCACCTCGCCCGAACCAACTCCCAATGGTGTGAGCCGGCGATCGGAGAATCATTAGTGATCATCCAGGGCGCGGACGCGTACATCTCGCCCTCCTGGTACGCATCGAAAGCAGAACATGGGCGTGTCGTCCCGACCTGGAACTACTCCACCGCGCACGTTTATGGCAAGCTTTCCGTCCATGAAGATGCCGCGTGGCTCGGGAACCATGTCAGGCAGCTGACCAACCTCAACGAAGCCGAGTCCGAGCGGCCGTGGTCCGTGGACGACGCGCCGGAGCGCTACGTCTCCGGCCAGTTGCGTGCGATCGTTGGCATCGAGCTGGTCATCACCCGCATTGAGGCGAAGGCCAAACTGAGCCAGAACCGGCCCGGCAAGGACATCGACGGGGTGGTGGCCGGGCTTGATGCCCAAGGGCACCAGGAGATTGCTGCCGACGTCGCCCGGGCCAGGCAGGGAAGTTAG
- a CDS encoding DMT family transporter translates to MKDNSSATTIIPTVISSHSTTGLWWGLLGVAAFSFTVPFTRVAVGGLSPLFIGSGRAVVAAILAAFALSLTRQRLPRGRQWARLAVVAAGIVIGFPLLTSFALTTAPASHGAVVIALLPAATATAAVLRGREHPPVAFWLVTAVGAFAAIAFALSQAGQPAQSGGPGQLNWADVLLLGAVVAAAIGYAEGGLLARELGAWQTVSWALVLALPLMAGLLALSMAQQPPSASPVQWAAFAYLGVVSMFFGFFAWYRGLAIGPMAKVSQVQLIQPVLSICWAGLLLGESLGWTTIVGGLAVIVCAGVAVRVRLNPQRPEQKR, encoded by the coding sequence ATGAAAGACAATAGTAGCGCTACTACAATTATTCCCACAGTGATATCGTCCCACTCGACAACCGGTCTCTGGTGGGGCCTTCTCGGAGTAGCGGCGTTCTCGTTCACTGTTCCCTTCACGCGGGTGGCGGTGGGTGGCCTGTCGCCCCTGTTCATCGGCTCCGGCCGTGCCGTCGTCGCGGCGATACTCGCGGCGTTCGCCCTCTCGCTCACCAGGCAGCGGCTTCCTCGGGGCAGGCAATGGGCGCGCCTTGCAGTGGTAGCCGCCGGGATTGTCATCGGATTCCCCTTGCTCACTTCGTTCGCACTCACGACGGCGCCGGCCAGCCACGGTGCCGTCGTCATCGCCCTGTTGCCGGCAGCAACGGCAACCGCCGCAGTACTCCGTGGACGGGAGCATCCGCCGGTCGCCTTCTGGCTGGTGACGGCCGTGGGTGCCTTCGCGGCGATTGCTTTCGCCCTATCGCAGGCCGGTCAGCCCGCACAGTCAGGCGGGCCCGGGCAGCTGAACTGGGCGGATGTGCTGCTCCTCGGAGCTGTCGTTGCTGCGGCAATCGGCTACGCGGAAGGCGGCCTGCTCGCCCGCGAACTCGGCGCATGGCAGACCGTATCGTGGGCGCTCGTCCTGGCCTTGCCGTTGATGGCCGGCCTCTTAGCGCTCTCGATGGCCCAGCAGCCGCCGTCGGCCTCACCGGTCCAGTGGGCCGCTTTTGCATACCTGGGAGTCGTCAGCATGTTCTTCGGCTTCTTCGCCTGGTACAGGGGCCTCGCCATTGGGCCCATGGCCAAAGTCAGCCAGGTACAACTCATCCAGCCCGTACTGAGCATTTGCTGGGCAGGCCTGTTGCTGGGCGAGTCCCTGGGCTGGACCACGATTGTAGGTGGGCTGGCCGTCATCGTTTGCGCCGGCGTCGCGGTCCGGGTCCGGCTCAATCCGCAGCGCCCGGAACAGAAACGCTGA
- a CDS encoding M56 family metallopeptidase — translation MFWTSYFLAVLALVLAWPVPVLLSRAEWPSRAPFMAMVLWQAIALAGGLSMIGAMLVYGLEPIGDNLIAGLRSLAGMVLHNEPTTALGFWHLFALSAAALLSAHLVFTLLLTYVKIERQRRRHRELLALLASPSDDGPGTVVINHDSPVAYCLPGGARSVTVLSDGLMAALEPAELRAVLIHENAHLSQRHDLLLWAFAAWRQALPWFPTTRLAQVAVNSLIEMLADDVALRTESKGTLIKAIAIVASGSAGPVEQFAPPGTSGQDASPEGSSLSGTGGADSPRTTASRVSRLLSPQPPLPAAQRTLVLAASAMLLAVPTGLLIVPGLLG, via the coding sequence ATGTTCTGGACCTCATATTTTCTGGCGGTCCTTGCTTTGGTGCTGGCCTGGCCGGTTCCTGTCCTCCTTTCGCGCGCCGAATGGCCTTCGCGCGCGCCCTTCATGGCCATGGTCCTCTGGCAAGCCATCGCACTCGCCGGTGGCCTCTCCATGATCGGGGCCATGCTCGTCTACGGGCTTGAGCCCATCGGCGACAATCTCATTGCGGGTCTGCGCTCTTTGGCCGGCATGGTGCTTCACAACGAGCCCACCACGGCACTGGGCTTCTGGCACTTGTTCGCTTTGTCCGCCGCGGCACTGCTGAGCGCCCATCTCGTGTTCACCCTGCTGCTCACCTACGTCAAGATCGAACGGCAACGGCGCAGGCACCGCGAACTTCTCGCACTCCTTGCCTCACCGTCCGACGACGGCCCTGGCACCGTGGTCATCAACCACGACTCCCCCGTCGCCTACTGCTTGCCCGGCGGCGCAAGGTCAGTGACTGTCCTGTCCGACGGCCTCATGGCCGCCCTGGAGCCTGCCGAGCTCAGGGCGGTCCTCATCCACGAAAATGCCCATCTCTCCCAGCGCCACGACCTTCTTTTGTGGGCCTTCGCGGCGTGGCGCCAGGCGCTGCCCTGGTTCCCCACGACGCGGCTCGCCCAGGTTGCCGTCAACTCCCTGATCGAAATGCTCGCCGACGATGTGGCCCTGCGCACCGAGAGCAAGGGAACGCTCATTAAGGCGATTGCGATCGTGGCGAGCGGCTCCGCCGGTCCCGTGGAGCAATTCGCGCCTCCCGGAACAAGCGGGCAGGACGCTTCCCCCGAAGGCAGCTCGCTGAGCGGCACCGGCGGCGCCGATTCACCGCGTACGACGGCGTCGCGCGTCAGCCGGCTCCTCTCACCTCAGCCGCCGCTTCCGGCAGCCCAGCGCACTTTGGTGCTTGCGGCGTCGGCCATGTTGCTCGCGGTGCCGACAGGCCTGCTGATCGTGCCGGGTTTGCTGGGCTGA
- a CDS encoding DUF7455 domain-containing protein gives MTTAVADRTLNALDRCDRCGAQAYVRVVLESSGGELLFCGHHARAVEATLRPMTSDWHDETARLQEKEPVLAD, from the coding sequence ATGACAACAGCAGTTGCAGACCGCACACTCAACGCACTCGACCGGTGTGACCGTTGCGGGGCCCAGGCATATGTCCGCGTTGTACTCGAGTCCTCCGGCGGTGAGCTGCTCTTCTGCGGCCACCACGCACGTGCAGTAGAGGCCACGCTGCGGCCGATGACCTCGGATTGGCATGACGAGACCGCTCGCCTTCAGGAGAAGGAACCCGTCCTCGCCGACTAG
- a CDS encoding DNA gyrase/topoisomerase IV subunit B, whose amino-acid sequence MAPSSEYNARHLSVLEGLEAVRKRPGMYIGSTDSRGLMHCLWEIIDNSVDEALAGFGHDIQIILHADNSVEIHDDGRGIPVDLEPKTGLSGVEVVFTKLHAGGKFGGGSYTASGGLHGVGASVVNALSARLDVQVDRGGKTYQMSFRRGEPGRFKDIGSKPSPTSVFEPFVENSVLDVVGKAKRGVTGTRIRYWADRQIFTPDAKFSLEDLAARARQTSFLVPGLKLTVRDERRLPGTPGENGPHQEVFHHDGGISEFVDFLAADSGVTDVWRLHGAGKFKETVPVLDENGHSKIAEVERDCEVDIALRWGIGYETTMRSFVNIIATPKGGTHQAGFEQALLKTFRKAVETNARKLKAGNDKIEKDDILAGLTAVLTVRLAEPQFEGQTKEILGTSAVKAIVAKVVEDEITARLNSANRNDKAQSALLLEKIVSEMKSRISARVHKETQRRKNALETSSMPTKLADCRTDDVGRSELFIVEGDSALGTAKLARSSDFQALLPIRGKILNVQKASVGDMLSNAECAALIQVVGAGSGRSFDIDAARYGKVILMTDADVDGAHIRTLLLTLFFRYMRPMIDEGRVYAAVPPLHRVEVINAGQKANEMIYTYSEAELHVLLARLAKEGKRYKEPIQRYKGLGEMDAEQLAETTMDPRHRTLRKVGIENAKMAEDTFDLLMGSDVAPRKDFIIAGAADLDRERIDA is encoded by the coding sequence GTGGCACCGAGTTCTGAATACAACGCCCGGCACCTTTCAGTTTTGGAAGGACTGGAGGCGGTCCGCAAACGTCCGGGCATGTACATCGGCTCCACCGACTCGCGCGGACTCATGCACTGCCTGTGGGAGATCATCGACAACTCGGTGGACGAAGCCCTGGCGGGCTTCGGGCATGACATCCAGATCATCCTGCACGCGGACAATTCGGTGGAAATCCACGACGACGGCCGCGGCATCCCGGTGGACCTGGAACCCAAGACGGGGCTCAGCGGCGTCGAGGTCGTCTTCACCAAACTGCACGCAGGCGGAAAGTTCGGTGGCGGCTCGTACACGGCGTCCGGCGGTTTGCACGGCGTTGGCGCGTCCGTAGTGAACGCGCTCTCTGCCCGCCTTGACGTGCAGGTGGACCGCGGCGGCAAGACATACCAGATGTCCTTCCGCCGGGGCGAGCCCGGCCGATTCAAGGACATCGGTTCGAAGCCCAGCCCGACGTCGGTCTTCGAACCGTTCGTCGAGAACTCGGTGCTCGACGTCGTCGGCAAGGCCAAGCGGGGTGTGACCGGTACCCGCATCCGGTACTGGGCAGACCGGCAGATCTTCACTCCGGACGCGAAGTTCTCCCTCGAGGATCTTGCGGCGCGCGCCCGCCAAACGTCCTTCCTGGTTCCCGGCCTCAAGCTCACGGTGCGCGATGAGCGACGGCTCCCCGGTACCCCCGGCGAAAACGGGCCGCACCAAGAGGTTTTCCATCACGACGGCGGCATTTCCGAATTCGTCGACTTCCTCGCCGCGGACTCGGGCGTCACTGATGTTTGGCGGCTCCATGGTGCGGGCAAGTTCAAGGAAACCGTTCCGGTTCTTGACGAAAACGGGCACAGCAAAATCGCGGAAGTGGAGCGGGACTGTGAAGTGGACATCGCGCTGCGCTGGGGAATCGGCTACGAAACCACCATGCGGAGCTTCGTCAACATCATCGCCACGCCCAAGGGCGGCACGCACCAGGCAGGCTTCGAGCAGGCGCTCCTGAAGACCTTCCGCAAGGCCGTCGAAACGAACGCGCGCAAGCTCAAAGCGGGCAACGACAAGATTGAGAAGGACGACATCCTGGCCGGCCTCACGGCAGTGCTGACGGTCCGCTTGGCAGAGCCGCAATTCGAGGGTCAGACCAAGGAAATTCTGGGCACTTCGGCCGTCAAGGCGATTGTTGCCAAGGTTGTCGAGGACGAGATCACAGCGCGCCTGAACTCGGCGAACCGCAACGACAAGGCCCAGTCCGCACTGCTGCTCGAGAAGATCGTCAGCGAAATGAAGTCCCGCATCTCGGCCCGCGTCCACAAGGAAACGCAGCGCAGGAAGAATGCGCTGGAAACGTCGTCGATGCCGACCAAGCTGGCAGATTGCCGCACGGATGACGTCGGACGTTCCGAGCTGTTCATCGTGGAAGGTGACTCCGCCCTTGGCACCGCCAAGCTGGCGCGGTCCTCGGACTTCCAAGCGCTGTTGCCGATCCGTGGCAAGATCCTCAACGTGCAGAAGGCATCGGTGGGGGACATGCTCTCCAACGCGGAGTGCGCCGCCCTCATCCAGGTAGTGGGCGCCGGTTCAGGCCGGAGCTTCGACATCGACGCCGCCCGGTACGGCAAGGTGATCCTGATGACCGACGCGGACGTCGACGGCGCGCACATCCGTACGCTGCTGCTCACGTTGTTCTTCCGGTACATGCGTCCGATGATCGACGAGGGCCGGGTATACGCGGCAGTACCGCCGCTGCACCGGGTGGAAGTCATCAACGCGGGCCAGAAGGCCAACGAGATGATCTACACCTACTCCGAGGCTGAACTGCACGTCCTGCTGGCCAGGCTCGCCAAGGAAGGCAAGCGCTACAAGGAACCGATCCAGCGCTACAAGGGCCTCGGTGAAATGGACGCCGAGCAGCTCGCCGAGACCACCATGGATCCGCGCCACCGAACCCTCCGCAAAGTGGGCATCGAGAACGCGAAGATGGCCGAAGACACGTTTGACCTGCTGATGGGATCGGACGTCGCCCCGCGCAAGGACTTCATTATCGCCGGCGCTGCGGACCTGGACCGGGAACGCATCGACGCCTGA